DNA from Streptomyces sp. NBC_01476:
GCCCTTCACGACGCCTGAGGCGTTCGCGCCGCCCGGAGCTTTCCCGCCGCCCGGGGCGACGCGGCGCGAGACCCACCGGCGGGAGGCGTTCCCACTCCCGACGGAGCCCGTACGGCCCACCGAGCCCGTACGAACCGAGCCCGTACGAACCGAGCCCGTACGAACCGAGCCGGCAGCCGAACCCCTGCGAACCGAACCCCTGCGAACCGCTCGCACGCGGCCCGAGCCGGTGCGGCCCGTACCGCCGGCACCCGCGGCACCGCCCGAGCCGGTGCGGGCACCGCAGGCGGTACCGAGCGAGCTGGCGGAGACCGCGCAGCTTCCGGTGGTGCAGGACCCGGCGGCTCCGCCGCAGCCCCCGGCCGCCGGCGACGGGCCGCAGTTGGCCGGCGGCGAGACCGTGGCCGTGCCGCTGTCGGCGCCGCCGTTCGACGGGGGGCGGGCCGCCCGGCGGAAGGCCGCCCGCGGCGGCCACCGGGCCCGCGGCCGTACCCCGGGGCCCGCCGCGGCATCCACCGCGGCGACGGCGTCCGGCGCGGCTGAGCCGTCCGCCCCGCTCAGCAGGGTCGAGGCGCGCCGGGCCGCGAAGGCCGCCAAGGAGAGCCCCTCGGTCGTCATCAGCCGCGTCGTCGGTGAGCTCTTCATCACCGCCGGCGTGATCATGCTGCTCTTCGTCACCTACCAGCTCTGGTGGACCAACGTCCGTGCCCACCAGCAGGCCAACAGCGCCTCCAACAAGCTGGAACACCAGTGGGAGACCACCAAGGACGACCCGAACCGCGCGGCCGGCACCTTCTCACCCGGCCAGGGCTTCGCGATCATGTACATCCCGAAGCTGGACGTCAAGGCCCCGATCGCGCAGGGCGTCGACAAGAACTCGGTGCTCGACAAGGGCATGGTCGGCCACTACGACGGCTCCATGAACACCGCGATGCCGTGGGACAAGTCCGGCAACTTCGCGGTCGCCGCCCACCGCAACACGCACGGCGAACCCTTCCGCTACATCAACCACCTCGTCCCCGGCGACAAGGTGGTGGTGGAGACGGCCACCACCTACTACACCTACGAGGTCACCAGTTCGCTGGCCTCCACCCCGCCGTCCAACATCAGCGTGATCCAGCCCGTGCCGCCCGGTTCCGGCTTCACCAAGCCCGGCCGCTACCTGACCCTCACCACCTGCACGCCCGAGTTCACCAGCACCAACCGGCTGATCGTGTGGGGCAAGCTGATCGAGGAACGGCCGCGCAGCAAGGGCAAGCCCGACGCGCTGGTCGGAGGCTAGCGCCTGTGGCCACCGGGGCCGCGGAGCCGGCCGCCAGCAGCGAGCCGGCCCCGGCCGGCGATCCAGAACGGAAACGCGTGACGAGCAGCAAGCCGCCCACCCGGGGGCCGCTCGCGGCCACCATCAGCGTCATCGGCGAGATCCTGATCACCGCGGGCCTGGTCCTCGCCCTCTTCGTCGCCTACTCCCTGTGGTGGACGAACGTCGTCGCCGACCGCCACGAGAAGCAGGCGGGCGACAAGGTACGCCAGCAGTGGGCCCAGAGCGGCTCCGGCAGCGCCGGCGGTGACACGGCGCCCCGCGGCCTGGACATCAAGGACGGCATCGGCTTCCTGCACGTCCCCGCGATGGGCAAGAACTACGAGGTGCTGGTCAAGAAGGGCACCTCCACCGACGTGCTCAACGAGGGGGTGGCCGGCTACTACACCGACCCGACCCCCTCCGCGATGCCGTGGGACAACTCCGGCAATTTCACCCTCGCCGCCCACCGCGACGGTCACGGCGCCAAGTTCCACAACATCAACAAGATAAAGAACGGTGACCCGATCGTCTTCGAGTCCAAGGACACCTGGTACGTCTACAAGGTCTACAAGGTCCTCGACCAGACGTCGAAGTACAACGTCGCCGTCACCGACCAGGTCCCCAAGGAGTCCGGCAAGACCAAGCCGGGCCGCTACATCACCCTGACGACCTGCACGCCGGTCTACACCTCCCGCTACCGCTACATCGTCTGGGGCGAACTGGTCCGCACCCAGAAGGTCGACCCGCAGCGGACGCCTCCGGCGGAGCTGAAGCGGTAGCGGGTTCCCTTTTCCTGGGCGGACCCGAAAGGGGGGCGGCCCGCACCGGATGGTGCGGGCCGCCCCCCTTTCAGGTGTGAGGTGGAGCTCAGCGGTGGGGGTCAGCCGCCGAGACCGTTACCGCCCCCGCCATTGTTGCCGCCGCCTCCGAAGGCGACAGTCGTCAGGGTGATCTTCTGGCCTTCGTTGAGAGGCTGCCCTGCGGGAACATCCGAGGCCGTGACCACGGCACTGCCGTCATTCGGTCCGTTCACGACGATCTGGGGGTTGAGCTGCGTATTCTGCAGGTCCTGCAGAACGTCGGAGAGTTTCCGGAACTGGAAGGCCGGCATGGTCGCCGGCGGTGCCTGCGTCTGCGGGCCCGAGGAGACGGTCAGCACGATCTGGGTGTCCGGGGTCTGCGAGCTGAACGCGTTCGGGCTCTCACCGATGACGGTGCCCGCCGCTGCGGCGTTCGGCTGGTCCTGACGCTTGACGTTGGTGAAGCCGGCCTGGGCGAGCTGGGCCTTGGCGGTGTCGAAGTCCAGGTTCTGGACGTTCGGCAGCTGCTTCTGCTCCGGCGGTTCCGCCACCGTCAGGGTGACCGTCGCGCCCTTGGCGAGCTTCGTGCCGGCGTCCGGGTCCTGGGAGAGAACCGTGTCCTTCTCGTCGGTCGTGGACGTCTTGATCTTCTGCTTGACGTCGAAGCCGAGCTTCTCCAGCTGCTGCCGCGCCGCGTCGTACGTGTCGGTCGTGACGTCCGGCAGCGCGATCGGCGCCGGGCCCTTGGAGAGCACCACGGTGACCGTCTTGTCGGACGGGACCTTGGTGTCGGCGGCCGGGGTCTGCTTGCAGACGAGGTTCTTGTCGACGTCGTCGCAGAACGCCGGCGCACCCTGGACGACCTGCAGGTCGACATTGGCCGCCCGGGATTTGGCGTCGTCCAGCGAGAGGTTCAGGAAGTTCGGCACGGTCGCGCCGGAGCCCGGTGAACCGCCGTCGAAGATCGCCTTGCCGAGGAAGATCGCACCCACCAGCACCAGGATGCCGGCGACCACCAGCAGCACGGTCGAGGTGTTGTTGTTCTTCTTCTGCCGGCGCCGGTCGGGGCGGTCCTCGTAGCCGTAGCCGCCGTCGTCGTCGCGCATCGGCGGCAGCATCGAGGTCTGCGAGTCCGGCTGCATCGGCAGCGCCGTGGTCGCGGCGCCCTCACCGTACTGGTGCGGGTAGCCGTATCCGGCCGCGCCCATCGCCGCGGCCGCGGCGACCGGCTGGCCGTCCAGCGCGGCCTCCACGTCGGCCCGCATCTCGTCGGCCGACTGGTAGCGGTAGTTCGGGTCCTTGGTCAGCGCCTTCAGGACGATCGCGTCCATCGCCGGCGTGACCTCGGGGTCGTACACCGACGGCGGCTGCGGCTCCTCCCGTACGTGCTGGTACGCGACGGCGACCGGGGAGTCGCCGACGAACGGCGGCCGTACGGTCAGCAGCTCGTAGAGCAGGCAGCCGGTGGAGTACAGGTCGGAGCGGGCGTCGACCTGCTCGCCCTTGGCCTGCTCGGGGGAGAGGTACTGGGCGGTGCCGATGACGGCCGCGGTCTGGGTCATCGTCATGCCGGAGTCGCCCATGGCGCGGGCGATGCCGAAGTCCATGACCTTGACCTGGCCGGTCCTGGTCAGCATGACGTTCGCCGGCTTGATGTCGCGGTGCACGATGCCGGCCCGGTGGCTGTACTCCAGCGCCTGCAGGATGCCGACGGTCATCTCCAGCGACCGCTCGGGCAGCAGCTTGCGGCCGGAGTGCAGCAGCTCGCGCAGCGTCGAGCCGTCCACGTACTCCATCACGATGTACGGGATCGAGACGCCGTCGACGTAGTCCTCGCCGGTGTCGTACACGGCGACGATCGACGGGTGGTTGAGCGAGGCGGCCGACTGTGCCTCACGGCGGAACCGGGCCTGGAAGGACGGATCGCGGGCAAGGTCCACCCGCAGCGTCTTCACGGCGACGGTACGGCCGAGCCGGGTGTCGTGGGCGAGGTACACCTCGGCCATGCCACCACGGCCGAGCACCGAGCCCAGCTCGTACCGGCCGCCGAGGCGACGCGGCTCTTCCATAGCTCTGCCCTCTCTCAAACCCGATCTCAACCGAATCCGTTAACCATTGCCCTGTGCCTGCTCGGGCATACGCTACCGGGCGTGTCCGGCTCGGCCGCGCCCTGTCCCGACGCCGATACAGGACCGGTACCTGGGCGCGACCCGCCGCTTCCTCACTTGTTGAGGACTGCCTCCATCACCTTCTGGGCGATCGGCGCCGCCAGGCCGCCGCCGGAGATGTCGTCACGGTTGGCGGAGCCGTCCTCCACCACCACCGCCACCGCGACCGGCGAGCCCTGGTCGGTCATCGCGTACGAGACGAACCAGGCGTACGGCTTGCCCGCGTTGTTGAGTCCGTTCTGCGCGGTACCGGTCTTGCCGCCGACCCTGACCCCGGGGATCTTGGCGTTGGTACCGGTGCCCTTGTCGACCACCGTCTCCATCATCGACTGCAGCTTCTGCGCGTTCTCCGGGGACAGCGGCTCACTCAGCTTCTTCGGGCTGGTCTGGGCGATGGTGCTCAGGTTCGGCGCCACCAGCCTGTCCACCTCGTACGGCTGCATCAAGGTGCCGTTGTTGGCGATGGCGGATGCCACCATGGCCATCTGCAGCGGGGTCGCCGCGGTGTCGAACTGGCCGATGGAGGACTGGGCGACCTGGTCCGGGCTCATCTTGGTGTCGAAGTTGCTGGCGTCCACCCGGACCGGGACGAGCTGTTCCTTGTTGAAGCCGAACTGCTCGGCCTCGTCCACCATCGTCTTGAGGCCCATGTCGGCGCCGAGCTTGCCGAAGACGGTGTTGCACGAGTATTGCAGGGCCTGGCGCAGTGAGGCGTCCTTGCAGGGGATGCTGCCCTCGTTGACCAGGTTGATCGTCGTACCCGGCAGCGGGTACGGGTCCGGCGACTGGGTGCCCTTGTCGACGTCGGTGATCTTGCCGGACTGCAGCGCCGCGGCCGCGGTGACCAGCTTGAAGGTCGAGCCCGGCGGGTAGGTCTGGCGGATCGCCCGGTTCAGCATCGGGTCGTCCGAGTCGGCCTTCTTCTGGAGGTTGACCCAGTTGGTCTCGTCGGTCGTGGAATTGCCGGCGATGGTCGACGGGTCGTACGACGGGGTGCTCGCCATGGCGAGGATCGCGCCGGTACGGGGGTCGATCGCGGCGACCGCGCCTTTCTTGTTGCCCAGGCCCTTGAACGCCGCCTCCTGCGCCTTGGCGTTCAGCGTGGTGACGACGTTGCCGCCCTGCTTCTGCTTGCCGGTGAGCAGGTCGATGGTCCGGTTGAAGAAGAGCCGGTCGTCGTTGCCGGTGAGGAACTTGTCCTCGACGCCTTCGAGGAAGGACGTGCCGAACGCCTGCGAGGCGTGGCCGGTGACCGGCGCCCACATCGGACCGTCGGTGTAGGTGCGCTTGTACTTGAAGTCGCTGCCGCTGGTCGTGGTGTGGCCGGTGACCGGCTTGCCGTCCACGACGATGTCGCCGCGCGGCTGGGCGTACTGGTTGATCGCGACGCGGCGGTTGTGCGTGTCGTTGGCGAGCTGGTCGGCCTGGACGAACTGCACGTAGTTGACGCGCGCCAGCAGGGCGAGGACGAGCAGGCCGCAGAAGACCGCGACCCGTCGCAGGGGCTTGTTCACTGGCTGCGCACCACCTGGGTCGCTTCGGCATCGGGGGACGGGGCCGGGCTCGGGGCGGGACGCCGGGCGGTGTCGCTGATCCGCAGCAGGATCGCGACGAGCGCCCAGTTGGCGATCACCGAGGACCCGCCCTGGGCCAGGAACGGCATGGTCATACCGGTCAGCGGGATCAGCCCGGTGACGCCGCCGGCCACCACGAACACCTGGAGCGCGAAGGCGCCGGACAGGCCGACCGCCAGCAGCTTGCCGAACGGGTCGCGGGCCGCCAGCGCGGTCCGCATGCCGCGCTCGATCAGCAGTGCGTAGAGCAGCAGCACGGCCATCAGACCGGCCAGGCCCAGTTCCTCGCCGACGGTCGACAGGATGTAGTCACTCTTGGGGGCGATGCCGCCGATCAGCCGGGAGTAGCCCTGGCCGAGGCCGGAGCCGAAGATGCCGCCGGAGCCGAAGGCGTACTGCGACTGGGCGGTCTCGGTGACGCCGCCGTTGGCGGCGAGCTTCAGTGGGTGCAGCCAGTTGTCGACGCGGATCTTGACGTGCGGCTCGGAGGTGCCGACAACGGCCGCGCCGGCCCCGCTGAGCAGCAGGCCGAAGACGATCCAGCTGGTCCGCTCGGTGGCGACGTACAGCATGATCACGAAGAGGCCGAAGAAGAGCAGTGAGGTGCCGAGGTCGGTCTCGAAGACCAGGATCAGCATGCTCATCAGCCAGATCACCAGGATCGGGCCGAGGTCACGGCCGCGCGGCAGGTACAGGCCCATGAAGCGGCGGCTGGCCAGCGCCAGGGCGTCGCGTTTGACCATCAGATAACCGGCGAAGAAGACGGTGATGACGATCTTGGCGAACTCACCCGGCTGGAGTGAGCCGATACCCGGCAGGGTGATCCAGATCTTGGCGCCGTTCACCCCGGGGAAGAAGATCGGCAGCACCAGCAGCACCATCGCGGTGAACATCGAGATGTAGGTGTAGCGCTGCAGGATCCGGTGGTCCTTGAGGAAGATCAGCACGATCACGAAGAGCGCGAGGCCCACCGCCGACCACATCAGCTGCTTGGGTGCCATCGGGCCGCCGAGTGCCGGGGTGGTGATGGACGGTTCCTGGTCCAGCCGCCAGATCAGCACCAGGCCGAGGCCGTTGAGCAGGGTGGCGATCGGCAGCATCAGCGGGTCGGCGTACGGGGCGAACTTGCGTACCAGCAGGTGCGCGCCGCCGGCCAGGACGCCCAGGCCGACGCCGTAGCCGAGCAGTCCGGCCGGCACCGAGTCGTTCTTGGCCAGCCCTACGTTGATGTAGGCGAACACCGGAATGGCGACCGCGAAGACGAGCAGCGCCAGCTCGGTGTTGCGCCGGTTGGGCGCGCCGATGGACGTGATGGTGGTGGTGTTGCTGGCGCTCATGACGGGCCGGCCCCTCCTGCTACTGCTGGCCCGTACCGCATTCCCCGGCCAGCTGCTTCTCTTGCGGCGTCAGGGACGGGGTGGGCGTCGGGGTGGGCGTGGTGGTGGTCTTGACGGTCCCCGGCTTGCCCGTGGGCGGCTTGGAGTTGGCCTGGCCGGTGGCACCGCCGGCGCCGATCGAGCCCTTGGCGGCGTTCTGCGCGGCGGTCGCGGTCTTCACATCGGCGACCTTCTGGCAGACCTTGGCCTGCTGGAGCAGCTCGTCGGCCTTGTCGTTGGCCTGGCCGAGGCTGCCCACCGCGATGGTGTCCTTGAGCCGGTTCTGCTGGTAGGCGGGGAGGTACTTCAGTTCGATGTCGGCGCGGTCCTTGTGGACCTTCGACAGCTTGATCCAGGCCAGCTTCTGGTCGATGCCCTGGTAGACGGCGACATGGTTGCCGTTGGTGCCGACGTAGTACTGCGTCTGCGTCCAGGCGTACGCGCCGTACAGGCCGCCGCCGATCACCGCGAGCACCACGATCGTGACCAGGCTGCGCTTGAGCCAGCGGTGGCTCCTGCCGGGCTTGTCGAAGGCGTCCTCGTCGTACGCCCCGAAGGAGCCGAGGACGCCGCCTGACCCCTGGTCGCCGCTGCCGGGCGGGCCGAACGAGCCGGACGGGCCCGCCTGGTGCGGCGTGCGGCCCAGTTCGGAGGCGCGGCCGGCCGGAGTCTGCAGGTGGCGGGGGTCCTGGAGCGGCAGCTGGGTGTCGGCGACGGCGCCCACCACCACCGGGGTGTCATTGAGCTGGGCCGCCAGCGTGTCGCCGTCGTCGGTGTCCAGCACATCGGCGACGATGCACGTGATGTTGTCGGGTCCGCCGCCGCGCAGCGCGAGCTGGATCAGCTCCTGCACGGTCTCGTTGGGGGCCTGGTAGCCGGCCAGCGTGTCTTCCAGGGTCTGGTGGCTGACCACGCCGGACAGACCGTCGGAGCAGATCAGATAGCGGTCGCCGACCCGTACCTCACGGATGGAGAGGTCGGGTTCGACGTGCTCGCCGCTGCCCAGCGCGCGCATCAGCAGGGAGCGCTGCGGGTGGGTGGTGGCCTCTTCCTCGGTGATCCGGCCCTCGTCCACCAGCCGCTGCACCCAGGTGTGGTCCTGGGTGATCTGGGTGAGGACGCCGTCGCGCAGCAGGTACGCGCGGGAGTCGCCGACGTGCACCAGGCCGAGCCGCTGGCCGGTCCACAGCAGGGCGGTCAGGGTGGTGCCCATGCCCTCCAGCTGCGGGTCCTCCTGGACCATGTGCAGCAGCTGGTCGTTGGCCCGCTGCACCGCGCGGCCCAGCGAGGTCAGGATGTCGGAGCCGGGGATGTCGTCGTCGAGCGTGACGATGGTCGAGATCACCTCGGAGGAGGCGACCTCGCCGGCGGCCTGGCCGCCCATGCCGTCGGCGATCGCGAGCAGACGGGGGCCGGCGTAGCCGGAGTCCTCGTTCCCCTCGCGGATCATGCCCTTGTGCGAACCGGCGGCGAAACGCAGGCTCAGAGACATGCGTACCTCCCCCGTCGGCTCCGGGTACATCCGCACGCTGCCCACCCTCTCGCTCGCGCGTCGTGGCTCCGCTCGCCCATTGTGCGACTACTTCCGCAGCTCGATGACGGTCTTGCCGATGCGGATCGGCGCACCCAGCGGGACCGGGGTCGGCGTGGTCAGCCGGTTCCGGTCGAGATAGGTGCCGTTCGTGGATCCCAGGTCCTCGACGATCCACTGGCCGTCGCGGTCCGGGTAGATCCTGGCATGCCTGCTGGACGCGTAGTCGTCGTCGAGCACAATCGTGGAGTCGTGCGCCCGGCCCAGCGTGATGGTCTGGCCCTGGAGCGCGACCGTGGTGCCGGCCAGCGAGCCCTCGGCGACCACCAGTTTCGTGGGGGCGCCGCGCCGCTGCCGGCTGGCCTGCGGCTGCTGGCGCGCGGCGGGCGCCGCCTGCTGGCGCTGCTGGGGCGGGCGGGACTGGGTGTCCCCGCGGCGCGCGCCGCGCTGGGTCACCCGGGTTCCGAACAGGTCACTGCGGATGACCTGCACCGCGACGATCACGAACAGCCACAGCACGGCGAGAAAACCCAACCGCATGACCGTCAGGGTCAGCTCTGACATTGCCCCCGCTTCACCCTTCGGCTTGCCGGTACACGATGGTGGTGCTCCCCACGACGATGCGGGAGCCGTCGCGGAGCGTAGCGCGCTGGGTGTGCTGTCCGTCCACCACGATGCCGTTCGTGGACCCGAGATCCTGGACAACAGAGGGCGTACCCACCCGGATCTCAGCGTGTTTGCGGGAGACTCCGGGGTCGTCGACCCGCACATCGGCCTCCGTGGAGCGGCCGAGCACCAGGGTGGAGCGGGAGATCTGGTGGCGGGTGCCGTTGATCTCGATCCACCTGCGGACGCCGGCCGCGGGGGAACCGGCCGCGAAGCCGGTACCGGGGAGCCGGGTGACCGGGGCGGGGGCCGCCGACGCGCCGCCGATGGGCCGGGGGCCGCCGGGAGGCGGGGCGGCGGGCATCGGCGGGGGGCTCTGCGGGCGCTGCGGGGCGCCGGCCGCGGCCGGGCCGCCCTGACCGGGCTGCGGATAGGCCGGACGCTGCTGGTAGCCCTGCGGGCTCTGCTGGTACGCGGGCTGGCCGGGGGCCTGCTGGGCGTGCTGCGACTCGCTGGACGCCAGGGTGCGGCTGCGCACCCGGTACAGACCGGTGTCCAGGTCGTCGGCGCGCTCCAGGTGGACCTTGACCTGGCCCATGAAGCTGTACCGCTGCTGCTTGGCGTAGTCCTTGACCATGCCGGCCAGTTCGTCCCCGAGCTGGACCGCGTACGGGCTGAGCCGCTCGTAGTCCGTGGCGCTCAACTCCACGATGAAGTCGTTCGGCACCACGGTGCGGTCGCGGTTCCAGATCGTGGCGTTGTTGTCACACTCGCGCTGCAGCGCGCCCGCGATCTCCACGGGCTGCACCTCGCTCTTGAACACCTTGGCGAAGGTCCCGTTCACCAGGCCCTCCAACCGCTGCTCAAAGCGCTTCAGTACACCCACCGGGCACCTCCCTCCTCGGGGCCTTTCTTCGTGTCATTTCCGATACTGCTTACTGATCGTATCCACGCGTGGGAAAAACAGCTGGTTCCCCGATCTTGCTGGACAGGGCAGTGTCAACACTCACACCGCGCTGTGCCCGCCACGGACGCCCCACCCCCTGCCAACAGCGATGGTAGATGCGGCGTCCGTGCCCAGTCCCCGGTTCACCGGTCCCCGCCCGGTGTCCGGCGGCCCAGTGTGTCCGTCGCGTCCCACCAGTGTCCCGCACTGCCGCCCGTGTCCCGTCCGCCGCCTGCCCGCCGGCCGCCTGTGGGCCGTCCTCCCCAACCCACGTACCCCGTGGCCGCCGCTCCAGGCAGCTTCCGGGCCGACTGACCGCCGGGCGGGCGTCCTGCGGGTGTCGGCGGGGGGTCGGGGCCGGGCTGGGGCCGGGCTGGAGCCGGGTCGGGGCCGGGCCGGTCGGGGGTCTGCGGGCAGCCGGGGGGGCGGTCCGGGGGCGGTCCGGAGGCGGGGAAAAGGGATGTGATTCCACTCCGGGCGCCGTGCTAATCTTCTGCATGTCGAGAGGCGCTCTCACACCAACAGGACCGGCCAGTCCCGTGGGTGTACAGGACCCGAACGGCGACACCCATGCGCGGGTGGCGGAATAGGCAGACGCGCTGGATTCAGGTTCCAGTGCCCGAAAGGGCGTGGGGGTTCAACTCCCCCCTCGCGCACAGAGAAGTACCGAGGAAACGGGTCCCCGGTGATGACGGAAGTCATCACCGGGGACCCGTTTCTTTGTGCGTGGGGTGACCTTTCCCGCGTGTCGTGCTCAGGACCGGCCGGCGGGGCCCGCGGTGGCGGGCGGCGGGGTCGGGCCGCGACACCGGTGCGGCGAGACCGGGCCCGACGCGGTCCGCCGCCGCGAGATGCCGCCGGGGGTGTCCTTCCCCGGGCGTACT
Protein-coding regions in this window:
- a CDS encoding peptidoglycan D,D-transpeptidase FtsI family protein; the encoded protein is MNKPLRRVAVFCGLLVLALLARVNYVQFVQADQLANDTHNRRVAINQYAQPRGDIVVDGKPVTGHTTTSGSDFKYKRTYTDGPMWAPVTGHASQAFGTSFLEGVEDKFLTGNDDRLFFNRTIDLLTGKQKQGGNVVTTLNAKAQEAAFKGLGNKKGAVAAIDPRTGAILAMASTPSYDPSTIAGNSTTDETNWVNLQKKADSDDPMLNRAIRQTYPPGSTFKLVTAAAALQSGKITDVDKGTQSPDPYPLPGTTINLVNEGSIPCKDASLRQALQYSCNTVFGKLGADMGLKTMVDEAEQFGFNKEQLVPVRVDASNFDTKMSPDQVAQSSIGQFDTAATPLQMAMVASAIANNGTLMQPYEVDRLVAPNLSTIAQTSPKKLSEPLSPENAQKLQSMMETVVDKGTGTNAKIPGVRVGGKTGTAQNGLNNAGKPYAWFVSYAMTDQGSPVAVAVVVEDGSANRDDISGGGLAAPIAQKVMEAVLNK
- a CDS encoding class E sortase, giving the protein MATGAAEPAASSEPAPAGDPERKRVTSSKPPTRGPLAATISVIGEILITAGLVLALFVAYSLWWTNVVADRHEKQAGDKVRQQWAQSGSGSAGGDTAPRGLDIKDGIGFLHVPAMGKNYEVLVKKGTSTDVLNEGVAGYYTDPTPSAMPWDNSGNFTLAAHRDGHGAKFHNINKIKNGDPIVFESKDTWYVYKVYKVLDQTSKYNVAVTDQVPKESGKTKPGRYITLTTCTPVYTSRYRYIVWGELVRTQKVDPQRTPPAELKR
- a CDS encoding class E sortase, encoding MTTLRPERASDGPMSYEDTGQFAAVVQQLDDPLNDPLPGRPPAVPEEAAPLRRHAAPSSEAPQAPETAAAQPPPAAPEVREQTPPAAPPFYARPLITDLPSAPAAASPWFSGPESEDGSRAAAPEPPVREPFTTPEAFAPPGAFPPPGATRRETHRREAFPLPTEPVRPTEPVRTEPVRTEPVRTEPAAEPLRTEPLRTARTRPEPVRPVPPAPAAPPEPVRAPQAVPSELAETAQLPVVQDPAAPPQPPAAGDGPQLAGGETVAVPLSAPPFDGGRAARRKAARGGHRARGRTPGPAAASTAATASGAAEPSAPLSRVEARRAAKAAKESPSVVISRVVGELFITAGVIMLLFVTYQLWWTNVRAHQQANSASNKLEHQWETTKDDPNRAAGTFSPGQGFAIMYIPKLDVKAPIAQGVDKNSVLDKGMVGHYDGSMNTAMPWDKSGNFAVAAHRNTHGEPFRYINHLVPGDKVVVETATTYYTYEVTSSLASTPPSNISVIQPVPPGSGFTKPGRYLTLTTCTPEFTSTNRLIVWGKLIEERPRSKGKPDALVGG
- a CDS encoding DUF3662 and FHA domain-containing protein — its product is MGVLKRFEQRLEGLVNGTFAKVFKSEVQPVEIAGALQRECDNNATIWNRDRTVVPNDFIVELSATDYERLSPYAVQLGDELAGMVKDYAKQQRYSFMGQVKVHLERADDLDTGLYRVRSRTLASSESQHAQQAPGQPAYQQSPQGYQQRPAYPQPGQGGPAAAGAPQRPQSPPPMPAAPPPGGPRPIGGASAAPAPVTRLPGTGFAAGSPAAGVRRWIEINGTRHQISRSTLVLGRSTEADVRVDDPGVSRKHAEIRVGTPSVVQDLGSTNGIVVDGQHTQRATLRDGSRIVVGSTTIVYRQAEG
- the pknB gene encoding Stk1 family PASTA domain-containing Ser/Thr kinase — protein: MEEPRRLGGRYELGSVLGRGGMAEVYLAHDTRLGRTVAVKTLRVDLARDPSFQARFRREAQSAASLNHPSIVAVYDTGEDYVDGVSIPYIVMEYVDGSTLRELLHSGRKLLPERSLEMTVGILQALEYSHRAGIVHRDIKPANVMLTRTGQVKVMDFGIARAMGDSGMTMTQTAAVIGTAQYLSPEQAKGEQVDARSDLYSTGCLLYELLTVRPPFVGDSPVAVAYQHVREEPQPPSVYDPEVTPAMDAIVLKALTKDPNYRYQSADEMRADVEAALDGQPVAAAAAMGAAGYGYPHQYGEGAATTALPMQPDSQTSMLPPMRDDDGGYGYEDRPDRRRQKKNNNTSTVLLVVAGILVLVGAIFLGKAIFDGGSPGSGATVPNFLNLSLDDAKSRAANVDLQVVQGAPAFCDDVDKNLVCKQTPAADTKVPSDKTVTVVLSKGPAPIALPDVTTDTYDAARQQLEKLGFDVKQKIKTSTTDEKDTVLSQDPDAGTKLAKGATVTLTVAEPPEQKQLPNVQNLDFDTAKAQLAQAGFTNVKRQDQPNAAAAGTVIGESPNAFSSQTPDTQIVLTVSSGPQTQAPPATMPAFQFRKLSDVLQDLQNTQLNPQIVVNGPNDGSAVVTASDVPAGQPLNEGQKITLTTVAFGGGGNNGGGGNGLGG
- a CDS encoding FtsW/RodA/SpoVE family cell cycle protein yields the protein MSASNTTTITSIGAPNRRNTELALLVFAVAIPVFAYINVGLAKNDSVPAGLLGYGVGLGVLAGGAHLLVRKFAPYADPLMLPIATLLNGLGLVLIWRLDQEPSITTPALGGPMAPKQLMWSAVGLALFVIVLIFLKDHRILQRYTYISMFTAMVLLVLPIFFPGVNGAKIWITLPGIGSLQPGEFAKIVITVFFAGYLMVKRDALALASRRFMGLYLPRGRDLGPILVIWLMSMLILVFETDLGTSLLFFGLFVIMLYVATERTSWIVFGLLLSGAGAAVVGTSEPHVKIRVDNWLHPLKLAANGGVTETAQSQYAFGSGGIFGSGLGQGYSRLIGGIAPKSDYILSTVGEELGLAGLMAVLLLYALLIERGMRTALAARDPFGKLLAVGLSGAFALQVFVVAGGVTGLIPLTGMTMPFLAQGGSSVIANWALVAILLRISDTARRPAPSPAPSPDAEATQVVRSQ
- a CDS encoding FHA domain-containing protein FhaB/FipA; translated protein: MSELTLTVMRLGFLAVLWLFVIVAVQVIRSDLFGTRVTQRGARRGDTQSRPPQQRQQAAPAARQQPQASRQRRGAPTKLVVAEGSLAGTTVALQGQTITLGRAHDSTIVLDDDYASSRHARIYPDRDGQWIVEDLGSTNGTYLDRNRLTTPTPVPLGAPIRIGKTVIELRK
- a CDS encoding Stp1/IreP family PP2C-type Ser/Thr phosphatase; amino-acid sequence: MYPEPTGEVRMSLSLRFAAGSHKGMIREGNEDSGYAGPRLLAIADGMGGQAAGEVASSEVISTIVTLDDDIPGSDILTSLGRAVQRANDQLLHMVQEDPQLEGMGTTLTALLWTGQRLGLVHVGDSRAYLLRDGVLTQITQDHTWVQRLVDEGRITEEEATTHPQRSLLMRALGSGEHVEPDLSIREVRVGDRYLICSDGLSGVVSHQTLEDTLAGYQAPNETVQELIQLALRGGGPDNITCIVADVLDTDDGDTLAAQLNDTPVVVGAVADTQLPLQDPRHLQTPAGRASELGRTPHQAGPSGSFGPPGSGDQGSGGVLGSFGAYDEDAFDKPGRSHRWLKRSLVTIVVLAVIGGGLYGAYAWTQTQYYVGTNGNHVAVYQGIDQKLAWIKLSKVHKDRADIELKYLPAYQQNRLKDTIAVGSLGQANDKADELLQQAKVCQKVADVKTATAAQNAAKGSIGAGGATGQANSKPPTGKPGTVKTTTTPTPTPTPSLTPQEKQLAGECGTGQQ